In one Hymenobacter sp. DG25B genomic region, the following are encoded:
- the rseP gene encoding RIP metalloprotease RseP — protein sequence MDILVMAGQLILGLTILVGVHEMGHMLAAKWFGMRVEKFSIGFPPKVFGKKIGDTEYMLGAVPLGGFVKITGMVDESLDTESLKQEPQPYEFRAKPAWQRLIVMLGGIIVNVITGIIIFSLLTFKYGESYLPASEARFGVVPNKLGKEIGFQTGDKIVKINGRPFTEFNDVYGPDVVLGSGSYYTVERNGQLVDISVPQNFMDRLADQDQSLFVVPLDPFVVGEVVPGQPASKAGLLAGDRILKVADKPIQFFPELQQALKDNAGKATPLVVERNGQPVTLKVNVDEDGKVGFRPKSLLQYATRQYSLVESVPAGTKQAFGIVTTQVKAFGKIFRGEASARKSLGGPMAIAQQYGATFDWLKFWTLTGMLSMVLAFMNLLPIPALDGGHVLFLTYEMVSGRKPSDKFLENAQKVGMALILCLMVFVIFNDLFKSLF from the coding sequence ATGGATATTTTAGTAATGGCCGGCCAGCTCATTCTGGGGCTGACAATTCTGGTAGGCGTGCACGAAATGGGGCACATGCTGGCGGCCAAATGGTTTGGAATGCGCGTAGAAAAATTCTCTATCGGCTTTCCGCCTAAGGTTTTCGGGAAGAAAATAGGCGATACGGAATACATGCTGGGCGCGGTGCCGCTGGGTGGTTTTGTGAAAATCACGGGCATGGTAGACGAGTCCCTGGACACGGAGAGCCTCAAGCAGGAGCCGCAGCCCTATGAGTTCCGCGCCAAGCCCGCCTGGCAGCGCCTGATTGTGATGCTGGGCGGTATCATCGTGAACGTTATTACGGGCATCATCATCTTCTCGCTGCTGACTTTTAAGTACGGCGAAAGCTACCTACCTGCCTCGGAGGCCCGCTTTGGCGTGGTGCCGAATAAGCTGGGCAAGGAAATTGGCTTCCAGACCGGCGACAAAATTGTGAAGATCAACGGCCGCCCCTTCACCGAGTTCAACGACGTGTACGGCCCCGATGTGGTGCTGGGCTCGGGTAGCTACTACACCGTAGAGCGCAACGGCCAGCTGGTGGATATTTCCGTGCCTCAGAACTTCATGGACCGCCTCGCCGACCAGGACCAGTCCTTGTTTGTGGTGCCGCTGGACCCCTTTGTGGTGGGTGAGGTAGTGCCTGGCCAACCCGCTTCCAAAGCAGGCCTGCTGGCCGGCGACCGTATTCTGAAAGTGGCTGACAAGCCCATTCAGTTCTTCCCTGAGCTGCAGCAGGCCCTGAAAGACAATGCCGGCAAGGCAACCCCGCTGGTAGTGGAACGCAACGGCCAGCCCGTTACCCTTAAGGTGAACGTGGATGAAGACGGCAAAGTAGGCTTCCGGCCCAAGTCCTTGCTGCAGTATGCTACCCGCCAGTATAGCCTGGTGGAGTCGGTGCCGGCGGGCACCAAGCAGGCCTTTGGCATCGTCACCACGCAGGTGAAAGCCTTTGGTAAGATTTTCCGCGGCGAGGCTTCGGCCCGCAAGTCCTTGGGCGGGCCTATGGCCATTGCGCAGCAGTACGGTGCCACCTTCGACTGGCTGAAATTCTGGACCCTGACCGGCATGCTTTCCATGGTGCTGGCCTTTATGAACCTGCTGCCCATTCCGGCCCTGGATGGCGGCCACGTGCTGTTCCTGACCTACGAAATGGTATCGGGCCGCAAGCCCTCTGATAAATTCCTGGAAAACGCGCAGAAAGTAGGCATGGCCCTGATTCTGTGCCTCATGGTCTTCGTGATTTTCAACGACCTGTTTAAGTCGTTGTTTTAA
- the hslU gene encoding ATP-dependent protease ATPase subunit HslU, with protein MLNSTTFLTPTQIVAELDKYIIGQHEAKRHVAIALRNRWRRLHAPLDMQREIVPNNILMIGSTGVGKTEIARRLASIADAPFTKVEASKFTEVGYVGRDVESMVRDLVEQSVNMVKQRRKEEVKAQAAQAVEDLILDALIPPISGTPATRPAVGYAGSSEASTIPESDYELNERTRERFREKIRSGELDDRKIDIKVQQNSTPGLGVVGGPGGLDDASMAGLQDMLGSMLPKKTRKRKVTIAEARKILLDEEAAKLIDMDEVKDEAIRQAENAGIIFIDEIDKVASRSSKGGAGGPDISREGVQRDLLPIVEGSAVSTKYGVINTDHILFIAAGAFHVAKPSDLIPELQGRFPIRVELQSLTKNDFYRILKDPKNALTKQYEALLKAEEVELSFDDAALERLAEIAFEVNEEVENIGARRLHTVMSRLLNEILFDVPDRIGPNAHILITRELVEERLQSMVRNRDLSQYIL; from the coding sequence ATGCTGAATTCCACTACGTTTCTGACGCCCACGCAAATTGTGGCCGAGCTGGATAAGTACATCATCGGGCAGCACGAGGCCAAGCGGCACGTGGCCATTGCCCTGCGCAACCGCTGGCGTCGGCTGCACGCGCCCCTGGACATGCAGCGTGAGATAGTGCCCAATAACATTCTGATGATTGGCTCCACGGGCGTGGGTAAAACCGAAATTGCGCGTCGCCTGGCCAGCATTGCCGATGCGCCCTTCACCAAAGTAGAAGCTTCCAAATTCACGGAAGTAGGCTACGTGGGCCGCGACGTGGAAAGCATGGTGCGCGACCTGGTAGAGCAGTCGGTGAACATGGTGAAGCAGCGACGCAAGGAGGAAGTGAAGGCGCAGGCCGCGCAGGCCGTGGAAGATTTGATTCTGGATGCTTTGATCCCGCCCATCAGCGGCACGCCGGCTACCCGCCCGGCGGTGGGCTACGCCGGCAGCAGCGAGGCCAGCACCATACCCGAATCCGACTACGAGCTGAATGAGCGCACCAGGGAGCGGTTCCGCGAGAAAATTCGTTCCGGCGAGCTGGATGACCGCAAAATCGACATTAAAGTGCAGCAGAATTCTACGCCCGGCCTCGGAGTAGTGGGCGGCCCCGGCGGGCTGGACGATGCTTCAATGGCTGGCTTGCAGGATATGCTGGGCAGCATGCTGCCCAAAAAAACCCGCAAGCGCAAAGTCACCATTGCCGAGGCGCGCAAGATTCTGCTGGACGAAGAAGCCGCTAAGCTCATTGATATGGATGAGGTGAAGGATGAAGCCATTCGGCAGGCCGAAAACGCCGGCATTATCTTCATTGATGAAATAGACAAAGTAGCCAGCCGCAGCAGCAAAGGCGGCGCAGGTGGCCCCGATATAAGCCGGGAAGGCGTGCAGCGCGACCTGCTGCCCATTGTGGAAGGCTCGGCCGTGAGCACGAAATATGGCGTCATCAACACCGACCATATCCTGTTTATTGCGGCCGGCGCGTTTCACGTAGCCAAGCCCTCTGACCTGATTCCGGAGCTGCAGGGCCGTTTCCCCATCCGCGTGGAGCTGCAGAGCCTCACTAAAAACGACTTCTACCGCATTCTGAAGGACCCCAAAAATGCGCTCACCAAACAGTATGAGGCTCTGCTAAAAGCCGAAGAAGTGGAACTGTCGTTTGATGACGCCGCGCTGGAACGCTTGGCCGAAATTGCCTTTGAGGTGAACGAGGAAGTAGAAAACATTGGCGCACGCCGGCTGCACACCGTGATGAGCCGGCTGCTGAACGAAATCCTGTTTGACGTGCCGGACCGCATCGGCCCCAACGCGCACATCCTGATTACCCGCGAGCTGGTGGAAGAGCGCCTGCAGAGCATGGTGCGCAACCGGGACCTTTCCCAGTACATTCTGTGA
- the lon gene encoding endopeptidase La translates to MPESEMPEVLPLLPVRNTVLFPGVVLPVTVTRKKSIRLVRKAYRGNKLVGVIAQKNTQSDDPALADLYTVGTLARILKLLVLPDGNTTIIIQGQSRFQVEEQVQESPYLTARVSYFPETFPAKSSKEVKGLVASLKDAAAKMLKLNPEIPQEAQVALDNIDSPAFLTHFLSSNINVEVGVKQKLLEISDGVQRGTQLLELMLKEIQLLEIKRDIQTKVHIDIDQQQRDYFLRQQIKVLQDELGFDGPDQEIDKLRARAKTKNWPEPVAKHFNKELDKLGRINPQAAEFPVNMNYVEFLLDLPWNEYTKDNFNLKRTRKILDQDHYGMEKVKERIIEYLAVLKLKQDLKAPILCLYGPPGVGKTSLGRSIAKALGRKYVRMSLGGVRDEAEIRGHRKTYVGAMPGRIISQIKKAGASNPVIVLDEIDKIASDFRGDPSSALLEVLDPEQNSTFTDNYLEVEYDLSKVLFIATANSLDTIQPALRDRMEIIDLTGYTLEEKTQIAKKHLWPKQLTEHGLSTKDVNITTAALQRVIDDYTRESGVRSLERKLGAVTRNIAKHKAMKELFPETLEPKDVAKILGAAIYDRDIYQDNDTAGVVTGLAWTSVGGDILFIESLLSRGRGKLTLSGQLGDVMKESAVTALSYLRSRADELGIDYRLFDQYDLHIHFPEGAVPKDGPSAGIAIFTSIASVFTQRRVRSHLAMTGEITLRGKVLPVGGIKEKMLAAKRAGVLDIILCSKNRKDIQEIPAEYLKDLTIHYADRIDDVLKVALLDELVPHPIKLVVRDETPVALGPSVEVQ, encoded by the coding sequence ATGCCGGAAAGCGAGATGCCGGAGGTGCTGCCCCTGCTGCCGGTGCGCAATACCGTGCTCTTTCCGGGCGTGGTGCTGCCGGTTACCGTCACGCGCAAAAAGAGCATCCGGCTGGTGCGCAAAGCTTATCGGGGCAACAAGCTGGTGGGCGTTATCGCGCAGAAAAATACCCAGAGCGACGACCCGGCGCTGGCCGACCTCTACACGGTAGGTACCCTGGCCCGCATTCTGAAGCTGCTGGTGCTGCCCGATGGCAATACCACCATTATCATTCAGGGGCAAAGCCGCTTTCAGGTGGAAGAGCAGGTGCAGGAAAGCCCGTATCTGACGGCCCGCGTCAGCTATTTCCCCGAAACCTTTCCGGCCAAAAGCTCCAAAGAGGTGAAAGGTCTGGTGGCCTCACTGAAAGACGCGGCGGCTAAAATGCTGAAGCTGAACCCCGAAATTCCGCAGGAAGCCCAGGTGGCGCTGGATAATATCGACTCGCCGGCTTTCCTCACGCACTTTCTTTCTTCCAACATCAATGTGGAGGTGGGCGTGAAGCAGAAGCTGCTGGAAATCAGCGACGGTGTGCAGCGCGGCACCCAGCTGCTGGAGCTGATGCTGAAGGAAATTCAGTTGCTGGAAATCAAGCGCGACATCCAGACCAAAGTTCACATCGACATCGACCAGCAGCAGCGCGACTATTTCCTGCGCCAGCAGATAAAAGTGCTGCAGGATGAGCTGGGCTTTGATGGGCCTGATCAGGAAATTGACAAGCTGCGAGCCCGCGCCAAAACCAAAAACTGGCCCGAGCCGGTAGCCAAGCACTTCAACAAAGAGCTGGACAAGCTGGGCCGCATTAACCCGCAGGCTGCCGAGTTTCCAGTGAACATGAACTACGTGGAGTTCCTGCTGGATCTGCCGTGGAACGAGTACACCAAGGACAACTTCAACCTGAAGCGCACCCGCAAAATCCTCGACCAGGACCACTACGGCATGGAAAAGGTGAAGGAGCGCATCATAGAGTATCTGGCCGTGCTCAAGCTCAAGCAGGACCTGAAGGCCCCCATTTTGTGCCTGTACGGCCCGCCCGGCGTGGGCAAAACCAGCCTTGGGCGCAGCATTGCCAAGGCGCTGGGGCGCAAGTATGTGCGCATGAGCCTGGGTGGCGTGCGCGACGAGGCCGAAATCCGCGGGCACCGCAAAACCTACGTGGGCGCCATGCCCGGCCGTATTATTTCCCAGATCAAGAAGGCCGGCGCCTCCAACCCGGTTATCGTGCTCGACGAAATCGATAAGATTGCCTCTGATTTCCGTGGCGACCCGAGCTCGGCGCTGCTGGAAGTGCTGGACCCGGAACAGAACTCCACCTTCACCGACAACTACCTGGAGGTGGAGTACGACCTCTCCAAGGTGCTGTTTATTGCCACGGCCAACTCCCTGGATACCATTCAGCCCGCCCTGCGCGACCGGATGGAAATCATAGACCTGACGGGCTACACGCTGGAAGAAAAAACCCAGATTGCCAAAAAGCACCTGTGGCCCAAGCAGCTGACCGAGCACGGCCTGAGCACGAAGGACGTGAATATCACTACGGCGGCTTTGCAGCGCGTTATTGATGACTATACCCGGGAAAGTGGGGTGCGCAGCCTGGAGCGCAAGCTGGGGGCCGTTACGCGCAACATTGCCAAGCACAAGGCCATGAAGGAGCTATTCCCGGAAACGCTGGAGCCCAAGGATGTTGCCAAAATCCTGGGCGCCGCCATCTACGACCGGGATATTTACCAGGATAACGATACCGCCGGCGTGGTGACGGGCCTGGCCTGGACCTCCGTGGGCGGTGACATTCTCTTCATTGAAAGCCTGCTCAGCCGGGGCCGGGGTAAGCTCACGCTTTCCGGCCAGCTGGGCGACGTGATGAAGGAGTCGGCCGTAACGGCCCTGAGCTACCTGCGCAGTCGCGCCGATGAGCTGGGCATTGATTACCGCCTTTTCGACCAGTACGACCTGCACATTCACTTCCCGGAGGGCGCAGTGCCCAAAGATGGGCCCAGCGCCGGAATTGCCATTTTCACCAGCATAGCCTCCGTATTTACCCAGCGCCGGGTGCGCAGCCATCTGGCCATGACGGGCGAAATAACGCTGCGCGGCAAGGTGTTGCCAGTGGGGGGCATTAAGGAAAAGATGCTGGCTGCTAAGCGGGCCGGGGTGCTGGATATTATTCTGTGCAGCAAAAACCGCAAAGACATCCAGGAAATCCCCGCCGAATACCTCAAGGACCTTACTATTCACTATGCCGACCGGATAGATGATGTCTTGAAAGTGGCACTGCTGGATGAGCTGGTGCCGCACCCCATAAAGTTGGTGGTACGGGACGAAACGCCTGTCGCCCTGGGCCCCAGCGTGGAAGTGCAGTAA
- a CDS encoding SDR family NAD(P)-dependent oxidoreductase, with the protein MHYYIITGPSRGLGKALAEAVLQQPDTVVIGVSRHATLEHDRYHHQPLDLSDMLAVQNNLHKVFPECGQASSITLINNAAVLGEIGYVGEVPNEHFEFVFDVNVVAPAMLMNTFINRYAELPIPQTILNISSGAAKRPVDGWAAYCASKAALDMFSRTAQQEQQQRGRDLRIRSLAPGLVDTSMQEQIRTADEAQFSQAATYTAHHTEGNLQHPEQVARRIIVWLLRPVAMDEDVVLRITDI; encoded by the coding sequence ATGCACTACTATATTATTACCGGACCCAGCCGTGGCCTGGGCAAAGCCCTGGCCGAAGCCGTGCTGCAGCAACCCGATACCGTGGTCATTGGGGTGTCGCGCCACGCTACCCTGGAGCATGACCGCTACCACCACCAGCCGCTTGACCTCTCCGATATGCTGGCCGTGCAGAACAACCTCCACAAAGTGTTTCCGGAGTGCGGCCAGGCCAGTAGCATCACCCTGATTAATAACGCCGCCGTGCTGGGCGAAATAGGCTACGTGGGCGAAGTGCCCAATGAGCATTTTGAGTTTGTGTTTGATGTGAATGTGGTGGCGCCTGCCATGCTCATGAACACCTTTATCAACCGCTACGCCGAACTGCCCATTCCGCAGACCATTCTCAATATTAGCTCCGGTGCTGCTAAACGCCCTGTAGATGGCTGGGCGGCTTATTGTGCCTCCAAAGCCGCACTGGACATGTTTTCCCGTACCGCACAGCAAGAGCAGCAACAGCGTGGCCGGGACCTGCGCATCAGGAGCCTGGCACCCGGCCTGGTTGATACCAGCATGCAGGAACAGATCAGAACGGCCGATGAAGCCCAGTTCAGCCAGGCAGCCACTTATACGGCGCATCATACAGAAGGGAATCTGCAGCACCCTGAGCAGGTAGCGCGCCGGATTATAGTATGGCTGCTACGCCCGGTGGCTATGGATGAGGACGTGGTATTGCGTATCACGGACATATAG
- the porQ gene encoding type IX secretion system protein PorQ translates to MKQGHRIGILLLSLALAGLPGFSARAQIGGQHAFEFLTLPASAKLAGLGGVNVSARDADGTMLLGNPALLNEEMDGRASLTYIDYLADIRQSTATYVFNSSQLGRMGVGLTYLNYGRFEQFDAAGNSLGEFSVNEYALGITKAVTTGNFTLGGTAKLAVSGIAGNHSVGTVLDAGGLFKHPTTDFTVALAVKNLGYQLRPYAGSGREPLPLDVQMGATIKPEHMPLRFSLTAHHLQQFDIVYLDSTQRGKLDENNEEIKPKKSVGDKIARHFVVGGELVLSKNFQVRVGYNHLRRRELRLDTRSGGAGLSFGVTFKLSQFQIDYTRAYYHVSGASNYFTLARSLDSIFKKNSGS, encoded by the coding sequence ATGAAGCAAGGGCACCGCATTGGGATACTGCTGCTCAGTCTGGCCCTGGCCGGCCTGCCGGGCTTTAGCGCCCGGGCGCAGATAGGTGGTCAACATGCTTTTGAGTTTCTTACCCTGCCCGCCAGCGCCAAGCTGGCCGGGCTGGGGGGCGTAAACGTAAGCGCGCGGGATGCTGATGGCACCATGCTGCTGGGGAACCCCGCCCTGCTGAACGAGGAAATGGATGGGCGCGCCTCTCTTACTTACATTGATTATCTGGCCGATATCCGCCAGAGCACGGCTACCTATGTGTTTAATTCCAGCCAGCTGGGCCGCATGGGCGTGGGCCTCACGTACCTGAACTATGGCCGGTTTGAGCAGTTTGATGCCGCCGGCAACAGCTTAGGCGAGTTTTCAGTGAATGAATATGCCCTAGGTATTACCAAGGCAGTAACCACGGGCAACTTCACGCTTGGCGGCACCGCTAAGCTGGCGGTTTCGGGTATTGCCGGCAACCATTCCGTGGGCACCGTGCTGGATGCGGGCGGGCTTTTCAAACATCCCACTACCGATTTTACCGTGGCCCTGGCCGTGAAGAACCTGGGCTACCAGCTGCGGCCGTATGCCGGCTCCGGGCGGGAGCCGCTGCCGCTGGATGTGCAAATGGGCGCTACCATCAAGCCGGAGCACATGCCGCTGCGCTTCTCGCTCACGGCGCATCATCTGCAGCAGTTTGATATCGTATATCTGGACTCCACCCAGCGCGGTAAGCTGGACGAGAACAACGAGGAAATCAAACCCAAAAAATCAGTAGGCGACAAGATTGCCCGGCATTTTGTGGTGGGAGGGGAGCTGGTGCTGAGCAAGAATTTTCAGGTGCGCGTGGGCTACAACCACCTGCGCCGCCGCGAGTTGCGGCTGGATACCCGCTCGGGCGGTGCCGGCCTGAGCTTTGGCGTCACGTTTAAGCTAAGCCAGTTTCAGATTGACTATACCCGGGCGTATTACCACGTAAGCGGGGCCAGCAACTACTTCACCCTGGCCCGCAGTCTGGATTCCATTTTCAAAAAAAACAGCGGCAGTTGA
- a CDS encoding OmpA family protein, with translation MPRSIRAILVLLALAGSLLAAQAQSALKVRPLNAKKIRQLRLRPDGTPEFANVNRVPFFYNKKDLKAIQQAEKRKNWKLARTLLEQYVAQFGIENFYRDTNMLWRLGQLCERNGQEEKAKAYYRLALKHHRQDVRKIQLYYDSLEKKDMDLYVPLQEYYALVEYRKNIATFHPPKGVYTSMGTGINSDAPDYGPAVTGDGNTLIFSSKRKMRGIHGVVDEDLYLSRREGEYWTDAEPLPKPINSPFNEGSACLTKDGKTIFFARCECTECHGNCDLYTANFKDGEWSVPKSLGTDVNSPAWDSQPTLSPGEDTLYFASDRLGGFGLSDIWYTHKLKNGEWSKAENMGPIVNTRESEVSPFYHPLYHVLYFSSRGQLLNFGDFDIYKTYRVRGRWQEPRNIGPLVNGKGPEYYFTIDADSRNLYYARSEQKDMKNLDLYSFPLPMEAQPLATTHVEGSLVDSVSSKPLGGIVSVIDTDDGIEVASKYLREDGSFDFDLIEGSHYVLLIQSPDFFSVEKKLELKGDTVMKLMTNSFQYGIPMIFKNIEFDQDKASIRPSMYTVLDRIALFMVDHPTYRLSITGHTDSKGDPDFNEKLSQDRAEAIRRYIEQKGKLQPNRIDSFGYGSTRPLKQDEATEEDARTNRRVEFRLIRPDDNKKDAGGGSGW, from the coding sequence ATGCCTCGTTCTATTCGTGCTATTCTGGTGCTGCTGGCTCTGGCCGGGAGCCTATTGGCCGCCCAAGCGCAGTCGGCGCTAAAGGTGCGCCCGTTAAACGCTAAAAAAATCCGGCAGCTACGGCTGCGGCCCGATGGCACCCCGGAATTTGCCAACGTAAACCGGGTGCCCTTCTTTTACAATAAGAAAGACCTAAAGGCCATTCAGCAGGCCGAAAAGCGCAAAAACTGGAAGCTGGCCCGCACGCTGCTGGAGCAATACGTTGCCCAGTTCGGCATTGAGAATTTCTACCGGGATACCAACATGCTCTGGCGCCTGGGCCAGCTCTGCGAGCGAAACGGGCAGGAAGAAAAAGCCAAGGCCTACTACCGCCTGGCCCTGAAGCACCACCGCCAGGACGTGCGCAAAATTCAGCTCTACTACGACTCGCTGGAGAAAAAGGACATGGACCTGTACGTGCCTTTGCAGGAATATTATGCCCTGGTAGAGTACCGGAAAAACATTGCCACCTTCCACCCGCCCAAGGGCGTGTACACCAGCATGGGTACCGGCATCAATTCTGATGCGCCCGACTACGGCCCGGCCGTAACCGGCGACGGCAACACGCTTATTTTTTCCTCGAAGCGCAAAATGCGCGGCATTCATGGCGTGGTAGACGAGGATTTGTACCTCTCCCGCCGCGAGGGTGAGTACTGGACAGATGCTGAGCCGCTGCCCAAGCCCATCAACTCGCCCTTCAATGAGGGCTCAGCGTGCCTGACCAAGGATGGCAAAACCATTTTCTTTGCTCGTTGCGAATGCACCGAGTGCCACGGCAACTGCGACCTGTATACCGCCAACTTTAAAGACGGCGAATGGAGCGTGCCCAAGAGCCTGGGCACCGACGTTAACTCGCCTGCCTGGGATTCCCAACCCACTCTCTCGCCCGGCGAGGATACCTTATACTTCGCTTCTGACCGGCTGGGCGGCTTCGGGCTGTCCGATATCTGGTACACCCACAAGCTCAAGAATGGGGAATGGTCGAAGGCGGAGAATATGGGGCCCATTGTAAACACCCGCGAAAGTGAGGTGAGCCCTTTTTACCACCCGCTCTACCACGTGCTCTACTTCAGCTCGCGCGGGCAGCTGCTCAACTTCGGCGACTTCGATATCTACAAAACCTACCGGGTGCGCGGGCGCTGGCAGGAGCCGCGCAACATTGGCCCCCTGGTCAACGGCAAAGGCCCCGAGTATTACTTCACTATTGATGCCGACTCCAGGAATCTGTACTATGCCCGCTCCGAGCAGAAGGACATGAAAAACCTGGACCTCTACTCTTTCCCGCTGCCCATGGAAGCCCAGCCGCTGGCCACCACGCACGTAGAGGGCTCCCTGGTAGACTCGGTATCCAGCAAGCCCCTGGGCGGCATTGTGAGCGTAATTGACACCGATGATGGCATTGAGGTAGCCAGCAAGTACCTGCGGGAAGATGGCAGCTTTGATTTCGACCTGATTGAGGGCTCTCACTACGTGCTGCTCATCCAAAGCCCCGATTTTTTCAGCGTGGAGAAAAAGCTGGAGCTGAAGGGCGACACGGTGATGAAGCTCATGACCAACTCCTTCCAGTACGGCATCCCGATGATTTTCAAGAACATCGAGTTTGATCAGGATAAGGCCAGCATCCGCCCCAGCATGTATACGGTGCTGGACCGCATTGCCCTGTTTATGGTAGACCACCCCACCTACCGCCTCAGCATTACCGGCCACACCGACTCCAAAGGCGACCCGGACTTCAACGAGAAACTTTCGCAGGACCGCGCCGAGGCCATCCGGCGCTACATAGAACAAAAAGGGAAGCTTCAGCCCAACCGCATCGACAGCTTCGGCTACGGCTCTACCCGCCCCCTGAAACAGGACGAAGCCACCGAGGAAGACGCCCGCACCAACCGCCGCGTTGAGTTCCGCCTCATCCGCCCCGATGACAACAAGAAGGACGCCGGCGGAGGCTCCGGCTGGTAG
- a CDS encoding DUF6702 family protein, with protein sequence MRRLVFLLIGLSISLAAMAHAYHASIMDVRYNAQKQQLEIALKVFTDDFEKALSQGQPKPISLLQMPATQTKPITAAYLARTLRFGTKPGETLPLTYLGMQHEGDAHWLYCTVKLPRALSSLTLHHKLLLDQFPDEMNIVNLEAGGKKQSTLFRGGEEEQTFTW encoded by the coding sequence ATGCGTCGTCTTGTTTTCTTATTGATTGGCCTGAGCATCAGTCTGGCCGCCATGGCCCACGCCTACCATGCCAGCATCATGGATGTGCGCTATAATGCCCAAAAGCAGCAACTGGAAATTGCCCTGAAGGTGTTTACTGATGACTTTGAAAAGGCGCTTTCCCAGGGGCAGCCCAAGCCCATCAGCCTGCTGCAGATGCCCGCTACCCAAACCAAGCCCATAACGGCCGCTTACCTGGCCCGCACGTTACGCTTTGGCACCAAACCCGGCGAAACCCTGCCGCTCACCTACCTGGGTATGCAGCACGAGGGCGACGCGCATTGGCTGTATTGCACGGTAAAGCTCCCCCGCGCCCTGAGCAGCCTCACCCTGCACCACAAGCTCCTGCTGGACCAGTTTCCGGATGAGATGAACATCGTAAATCTGGAAGCCGGCGGCAAGAAGCAAAGCACCCTGTTCCGGGGTGGGGAAGAAGAACAAACGTTTACCTGGTAA